The nucleotide window CTGACCACCGCCCGGCTCCGACGGCTGATGGTGAAGACGTTCGACTTCACGCCCACCAGCGACGTGTGGCTGGTGCTGGACCTGGAGGCGGCCGTACATGCCGGCGAGGGCGACGAGAGCACGCAGGAGTACATGGTGACGGCGGCCTGCTCCCTGGCCCACCGCCTGCTGGGGCACGACCTGCGGGTGGGCTTCCTGGCCCAGGGCGAGAAGCCCTATATCTTCCCGCCCTCCCGGGGCCCGCAGCAGTACGAGCGGATCATGGAGGCCCTGGCGGAGCTACAGGCCAACGGCTACACGCCCCTGGGGCAGGTGCTGCTGTCCCACGAGCGTTCCTTTGGCCGCCATACCACCGTCATTGTCATTACTCCTTCGCCGGAGGAGGGTTGGGTGGCAGCGGTGCAGGCCCTGGCCCAGAGAGGCGTGCAGGCGGCGGTGGTGTTGCTGGACGCAGGCACCTTCGGCGGCCGGGAGGCGTCCCTCCTGTCCTTCAGTGCCCTGGCGGCCCACGACATCCTGACCTATCTGGTGCGGCGCGGCGACGACCTGTCCCTGGCCCTGGGGCCTTCGGGGGCCAGTTCGGCCTACTGGCTGCACCGCACAGGAAGCGAGAGGTGACGGGATGACGACCGCCGCCCCCGCCCTGGCGCTGGAGCCCCTGCGCTGGCTGTGGCGTCGCCTGCCCAACTGGGAGGACTGGCTGACCCTGGGGCTTTCCTTCCTGGCCTTCCTGAGCGTGGCCTGGAGCATACAGCACGCCCGCTGGTCCGACGTCATGCCCAACCTGGTGCTGTTGGGGCTGGGCGGCCTGCTGGCGGGGATGCTGGTGGCCAAGCTACCCCTGAAAGGTGAGGCTGGGTTCTCGTTGGGCCTCATCCTCTGTCTTCTGTCCACGTTCCTGCAGTCCCTGTTTCTGGTGAGGGGCGACGGGTTCTCGGACAAGGTGGACGCCCTGTATCTGCGGTTCCAGACCTTCTTCGACATCGCCATCGGTGGAGGCATCAGCAACGACGTGCTGCCTTTCGCCGTCCTGGTGGCTGGCCTGGCCTGGGCCGGGGCCTTCGTCTTCGGCTACTGTCTGTTCCGCTGGAGCCTGCCCTGGCCGGGGCTTCTGCTGGGAGGGATCACCCTCTTCATAAACTTTGTCGTCCTGAACCGGGGCGTCCTGGCGGCGTTTCTCTTGTACGCCATCACCGGGCTTTTGCTGGTAGCGCGGGCCAACCTGGCCCGTCATCAGGCCCTGTGGCGGCAGGAGGGGGTTTCGTATCCCTCGCTCCTGGGGCTGAGCGTGCTGCACGTGAGCTTCTGGGCCGTCCTGGTGGTGCTGATGCTTGCCTGGACGGTCCCGGCCAATTACGGGCGGCCGCTGGGCACCCTGTGGGGCAAGGTGGCGGGACCATTCCAGGAGCTGGCCCAGGACTGGTCTCGCCTGGTGGGCCCTTTGCGGGGTGGGCAGCTGCTGTCCAGCGCCGACCTGGGCGATTTCCTGCCCTTGAGGGGGCGGTTCCCCCTGCCGCTCCGCGGCGACCTGGCCACGGTGCGTACCCTGCAGCGCCTGGAGCCCAGCGCCATCATCCTGCGCGCGGCTATATATAACGACTACACATCGGGCGGCTGGCGTTCCGGCGGGGATGTAGAGATGGGCTGGCCCTTCCCGGAGCCCAGCAGCCCCCAGGCCGCTCAACAGCAGGTGCGCCGTACCCTCAACCTGGACCCCTTGGTGGTGCAGGTGACCATGGAGGCCTCCAGCCCCATCAGCTCCCTTCTGCTGGTGCCCGGCCGCCCCCTGCCTGTGGGAGTGGTCTCCGATTTCGACGTGCGGGCGCGGCTGCCGGAGGGAGCCGTCCTGAGGGTAGACCTGGGATCCGCCCCACCGGCCGGAAATCAGGAGCAGCAACAGGCGCGTCAGGCGGTGGACGCCGCTCTGCGCCAGCTGGGCGGGCCGGCACCCAGCGACGAAGCCCTGCGTCGGGCGCTGCTGGACCGGGGATGGGTGATGGTCCAGGCAGAAAGGGCGCAGGGGGGCAGGGTGCGCCGCGTCGACCTAGTTTCCATGGCCTCCTTCCTGGACAACGCCGTGCTGGCCCCCGGCGACCGTCTCCAGCAAGGGCAGGCCTACTGGACGGCCGGCGTCTTGCCAGTGGCCACCGCTGACACGCTGGTGGCGGCCCCCACCACCTACCCGCAGTGGCTACAGGACGTCTATCTATCGCTGCCGGATGACCTGCCGGAGCGCGTGCGACGCCTGGCCCAGCAGATAACGGCCAGCGCCCCTACCCCCTATGACAAGGTGCGGGCCATCGAGACCCTCCTCAGCACGTACCCGGTAGACCAGAGTCAGCCCGGCCCGCCCGCTGGCCGCGACCCGGTGGACTATTTCCTGTTCGAGTCCCGCCGCGGCTCGCCGGAGTATCACGCTTCGGCCATGGTTGTGCTGCTACGGGCAGCAGGGGTTCCCGCCAGACTGGTAGTGGGCGTCGTCCTGACCCCTAACGACTTCGTGCCCGACCTGGGGGCCTACAGGGTCAGCGCACGGAACGCCTATGCCTGGCCGGAGGTCTACTTCCCGGGGGCGGGCTGGCTCCCCTTCAGCCCCGTCCCCCGGGGGCAGTTGCCCTTCAATTTCCCCTATCAGTACGGGCCCCAGTCGCCGCTTCTGCCCACCACGCCCATAGAGCCGGGCATCGATCCCTTCGGGCTGAGCGGCCTGCTCCCGCCGGAAGAGTTCCAGGCGCCCGAGGAGCCGCCTCCGCCGTCGGCGCAGGTGCAGACGGAGCGCGACTGGACCTGGCTGTGGGCGCTCCTGGGGTCGCTGGGCGGCCTGGCCTTGCTGGCAGGCACGTTGCGACTGGCCTGGGAACTGCCTCTGGGCAACCTCCCCTATCCTCTGCGACTGTGGGAGAAGACAGTGCGACTGGCCAACCTGGCCGCCCTGGGCCCCCGCACCGGCGAGACCCCACGGGAGTTCGCCCAGAGGCTCTATCGACGCACGCGACTGCGGGACCTGCCGCTGATGGCCGAGGTCTACGGTCGCGCCCGCTACGGCGGGCCGCCTCCCTCCGACGAGGAGCGCCAGAAGCTCAGGGAGCTTTGGCCCCAACTACGCTGGTCGCTGCTACAAGAGGTTCTGCGGAGGCCATGGCGCCGCACGTGGGAGTGAAGATGGAGCGCAACACGAGAAGGCATACAGCGCAAGAAGCCCTCTCCTACACCCTCGTGGACACGGCTCTGGGGTGGATCGGACTGGTCTTCTCACCACGAGGCCTGCGGGCCGTGACGCTGCCGAGGGCATCGCGACACGAGGCGGAGGCGGAGGTGAAGGCCCTGGGGGCGCACCGCCCCGCCAGCACACCGCTGGCGGAGGAGGCAGCCCGACGCCTCCAGGACTACGCCCGTGGCCTGCCCGTGTCCTTCGACGATTTGCCCCTGGACTGGAATGGCCTGCCTCCCTTCCAGCGAGCTGTCCTGCAGGCGCTGGCACGTCTGCCCCGAGGCCGGGTGATCACCTACGGCGAGCTAGCACGCCTGGTAGGCAGGCCCCGGGCAGCGCGAGCGGTGGGACGGGCGATGGCCACCAACCCCCTTCCCATCGTGGTGCCGTGCCACAGGGTGATAGGCGCCGACGGCTCCCTCACCGGCTACGGCGGCGGCCTGGAGATGAAGGCCCGTCTGCTGCAGTTAGAAGGCTGTGTCGCAGTGGGTGGCCGGCGCGGCCTCAGGCGGTAGCCCGCAGCGCCTCTACCCTGCCCCACGCCCCCACCGCCGACCGCAATCGCGATAGCAGCTCGGGGCAGACCCGAGCCCGCGGCAAGGCCAGGTCTATCTCCTCCCCGTCTTGCTGGCGGATGGACAGGGTCACGGCGTCCTCGCCCGGAAAGTCGCGCAGGAGCATGATGACCTGACGCAACCGCTCCTGGTCGGCCTGGGTATCGTCCGTCTCCTGCAACAGGATGCGGAGGGTCGTGCCTGGCCGCGACAGGGGCCGCCGTTTGGGCTGGGCGGCGGGCGGAGGGTCGTCGGCCGGCGAAGGAGTGGGAGCGACGGCCGCCCTCTGGGGGGTGAGGCCCAGCTCGGCAGGATCAAACTCACCCTCTCGCCACAGGGCGGCCCTCTGGACGCTGAGCTGGAGCCTCTCCTCGCCCCGCTCGCGAGCGCGAACCTTGGCCACAACGATGTTGCCGTGCTTCCACAGGTTCTTCGTCTGGTCGTAGACGTCGGGCCAGACGGTCACCTCGGCCGAGCCGGACATGTCCTCCAGCTCCACCGCGCAGAAGGCGCGCCCGTCCCTGGTGACCAGGGTGCGCGTGTGGGCCACGAAGCCGGCCAGCACCAGCTCGCGGCCGGCCATGTCAGGCGTCAGGTGGGCCAGCGGACAGGAGAGGTAAGGCGCCAGCTCCTGGGCGGCGCGGCTGAAGGGGTGCTCGGAAACGTAGATGCCCAGCAGCTCCTTCTCCCAGGCCAGCTTGCGTGCCTGGGGCACGGGCACCTCCTCCAGGGGCAGGTCCTCCAGGCCTGCCTGCTGGGCGCCCATCAGGTCGAACAGGCTGGCCTGACCGGCTTCCCGCACCTTCTGGGCTCGCTGGGCGAGCGCCACCAGTCGGTCAAGGTTGGCCAGAACGGTGCCGCGGCTACGGCCCAGGGAGTCGAAAGCGCCAGCCTTGGCCATGCTCTCCAGTGCCCGCTTGTTGAGGGCGGCGACAGGGACGCGGCGGAAGAAGTCCTCCAGGCTCTGGAAAGGGCCGCCCGCCTGTCGCGTCGCCACGATCTCCTCCGCCACCCCTTCGCCTACGTTCTTGATGTTGGCCAGACCGAAACGGATGGCCCAGCGGCCGTCGTGCTCCTCCAGGCTGAAGTTGACACTGCTGCGGTTGACGTCCGGCGGCAGGACGCTGATGCCCAGGCGCACGCATTCAGCGTAGGCCTCGGCCACGCGCTGGGTGGGGTCGGGGCGGCGCTGGGCCATCTGCAGCACAGCTGTCATGTACTCCTCGGGGTAGTTGGCCTTGAGATAGGCGGTGTAATAGGCGATGCGTGCGTAGGAGACTGCGTGGGCCTTGTTGAAGGCGTAGCCGGCGAAAGGCTCGATCAGGTCGAAGATGGTCCTCGCCGTCTCGCGCGAGTAGCCCCGGGCCACTGCCCCCTGGATGAACCGCTCCCGTTCCGCTTCCATCAGGGAGCGGATCTTCTTGCCCATCGCCTTGCGCATCAAATCGGCCTCGCCCAGGCTGTAGCCGGCGAACTTCTGGGCGATGAGCAGCACCTGGTCCTGGTAGACGATGACGCCATAGGTCTCGTCCAGGATCTCGGCCAGGTCGGGATGCGGGTAGCGAATGGGCTCCAGGCCATGCTTGGCGCGGATGTAGGTCGGGATGTGCTGCATGGGGCCTGGGCGGTACAGGGCGACCATGGCGGCCAAGTCGCGAATGGACGTGGGCTTCAGCTCCTGGATGTAGCGCCGCATGCCCGCCGACTCCAACTGGAAGACGCCGAAGGTCTCTCCCCGCGACAGCATCTCGTAAGTCCTGGCATCGCCGTCGGGCAGGCTGTCCAGGTCTATCTCGATGCCTCGGGTCTGGCGGATCAGGTCCAGGGCGATGCGCAGGATGGTGAGGTTGGCCAGCCCCAGGAAGTCCATCTTCAGCAGGCCCAGCTCGGCCACGTCCTCCATGGCGTACTGGGTGGTGGGCAGGGCATCGCTCTGGTCGCGGGCCGAGGGCGGCCGCTGCAGGGGCAGATAGTTGGTGAGGGGCTCGGGGGCGATGACGATGCCTGCGGCGTGGGTGGACGCATGGCGGGCCACCCCTTCCAGGGCGCGGGCGGTGTCCACCAGCCGCCTGACTTGGGGGTCGTCCTCGTATGCCTGGCGAAGCTGAGGGCTCTCCTCCAGCGCTCGGTCGATGGTCATGGGGCCGAAGGAAGGCGGAAGGGTAGGCACCATGCGCACTACCCTGTCCACATCGGCGTAGCTCCAGCCCAGGGCGCGCCCGACGTCCCTCAAGGAGGCCTTGGCGCCCAGGGTGCCGAAGGTGATGATCTGGGCCACCCGGTCGGCCCCGTACTTCTGGGCGGCGTAGCGGATCATCTCGTCGCGACGGTCCTCGGCAAAGTCCAGGTCGACGTCGGGCATCTCCCGGCGCTGGTCGTGGATGAACCGCTCGAAAACCAGGCGGTGTTCGATGGGGTCGATGTCCGTAACCCCCAGGCAGTAGAGGACGACCGAGGCCGCGGCAGAGCCTCTGACGCCCATGAAGATGCCTCGCTCGCGGGCGTAGCGGGCGATGTCGTAGACCACCAGGATATAGTTGGTGAAGCCGGTGCGGCGGATGACGTCCAGCTCGTATTCCAGGCGCCG belongs to Dehalococcoidia bacterium and includes:
- a CDS encoding DNA polymerase III subunit alpha, whose translation is MFVHLHLHTEFSLLDGLCKIPALMERVRELGQEAVALTDHGVLYGAIQFYKEAKARGIKPIIGVEGYLAQGSRHSRDPADKQPYHLTLLARNREGYRNLIQLVTRAHLEGFFYRPRMDRELLEQHHRGLICLSGCQSGPLPRLLMADRYEEAVAMARYFRELFDGHFYIELQRHGIDEEEELNRRLLRLARELDIPTVATNDAHYIRQEDWTLQDVRLCISTGSTLDEEGRMRMGGDPSSYYVKSEEEMRQLFPDLPEAIDNTWRIAELCDLELEFGQLHIPPADVPPGITAEEHLARLCYQGLEQRYGRDKQAARRRLEYELDVIRRTGFTNYILVVYDIARYARERGIFMGVRGSAAASVVLYCLGVTDIDPIEHRLVFERFIHDQRREMPDVDLDFAEDRRDEMIRYAAQKYGADRVAQIITFGTLGAKASLRDVGRALGWSYADVDRVVRMVPTLPPSFGPMTIDRALEESPQLRQAYEDDPQVRRLVDTARALEGVARHASTHAAGIVIAPEPLTNYLPLQRPPSARDQSDALPTTQYAMEDVAELGLLKMDFLGLANLTILRIALDLIRQTRGIEIDLDSLPDGDARTYEMLSRGETFGVFQLESAGMRRYIQELKPTSIRDLAAMVALYRPGPMQHIPTYIRAKHGLEPIRYPHPDLAEILDETYGVIVYQDQVLLIAQKFAGYSLGEADLMRKAMGKKIRSLMEAERERFIQGAVARGYSRETARTIFDLIEPFAGYAFNKAHAVSYARIAYYTAYLKANYPEEYMTAVLQMAQRRPDPTQRVAEAYAECVRLGISVLPPDVNRSSVNFSLEEHDGRWAIRFGLANIKNVGEGVAEEIVATRQAGGPFQSLEDFFRRVPVAALNKRALESMAKAGAFDSLGRSRGTVLANLDRLVALAQRAQKVREAGQASLFDLMGAQQAGLEDLPLEEVPVPQARKLAWEKELLGIYVSEHPFSRAAQELAPYLSCPLAHLTPDMAGRELVLAGFVAHTRTLVTRDGRAFCAVELEDMSGSAEVTVWPDVYDQTKNLWKHGNIVVAKVRARERGEERLQLSVQRAALWREGEFDPAELGLTPQRAAVAPTPSPADDPPPAAQPKRRPLSRPGTTLRILLQETDDTQADQERLRQVIMLLRDFPGEDAVTLSIRQQDGEEIDLALPRARVCPELLSRLRSAVGAWGRVEALRATA
- a CDS encoding transglutaminase domain-containing protein, with the protein product MTTAAPALALEPLRWLWRRLPNWEDWLTLGLSFLAFLSVAWSIQHARWSDVMPNLVLLGLGGLLAGMLVAKLPLKGEAGFSLGLILCLLSTFLQSLFLVRGDGFSDKVDALYLRFQTFFDIAIGGGISNDVLPFAVLVAGLAWAGAFVFGYCLFRWSLPWPGLLLGGITLFINFVVLNRGVLAAFLLYAITGLLLVARANLARHQALWRQEGVSYPSLLGLSVLHVSFWAVLVVLMLAWTVPANYGRPLGTLWGKVAGPFQELAQDWSRLVGPLRGGQLLSSADLGDFLPLRGRFPLPLRGDLATVRTLQRLEPSAIILRAAIYNDYTSGGWRSGGDVEMGWPFPEPSSPQAAQQQVRRTLNLDPLVVQVTMEASSPISSLLLVPGRPLPVGVVSDFDVRARLPEGAVLRVDLGSAPPAGNQEQQQARQAVDAALRQLGGPAPSDEALRRALLDRGWVMVQAERAQGGRVRRVDLVSMASFLDNAVLAPGDRLQQGQAYWTAGVLPVATADTLVAAPTTYPQWLQDVYLSLPDDLPERVRRLAQQITASAPTPYDKVRAIETLLSTYPVDQSQPGPPAGRDPVDYFLFESRRGSPEYHASAMVVLLRAAGVPARLVVGVVLTPNDFVPDLGAYRVSARNAYAWPEVYFPGAGWLPFSPVPRGQLPFNFPYQYGPQSPLLPTTPIEPGIDPFGLSGLLPPEEFQAPEEPPPPSAQVQTERDWTWLWALLGSLGGLALLAGTLRLAWELPLGNLPYPLRLWEKTVRLANLAALGPRTGETPREFAQRLYRRTRLRDLPLMAEVYGRARYGGPPPSDEERQKLRELWPQLRWSLLQEVLRRPWRRTWE
- a CDS encoding methylated-DNA--[protein]-cysteine S-methyltransferase yields the protein MAPHVGVKMERNTRRHTAQEALSYTLVDTALGWIGLVFSPRGLRAVTLPRASRHEAEAEVKALGAHRPASTPLAEEAARRLQDYARGLPVSFDDLPLDWNGLPPFQRAVLQALARLPRGRVITYGELARLVGRPRAARAVGRAMATNPLPIVVPCHRVIGADGSLTGYGGGLEMKARLLQLEGCVAVGGRRGLRR